AGATCTTGGCGGCGATCGCCTCGCGTCTCTCGGTGAGGCGGTCGTAGAACAGCACCTCGGCCCCGTAGCCCTTCGTGGCCGCGACCTTCACCGCCGGCGCGTCCTTCGGCATCACGATGACCGCGGGAATCCCCAGCAGCTTCGCCGCCAGGGCGACGCCCTGGGCGTGGTTGCCGGAGGAGAACGCCACGACCCCGCGGCGGCGCTCCTCGGCGTCCAGCTGGACGAGGCGGTTGTAGGCCCCCCGGAACTTGAAGGCGCCGACCCGCTGCAGGGTCTCGGGCTTGATCAGCACCCGCCGCCCGACCCGCTCGTTGAGCGCCGGGCTCTCGATGACCGGCGTCTCGACCGCATGGCCCTTCAGCCGCGCCGCGGCGGCCTCGATGTCGGCCAGGGTGACGCCGGGAGGGGTGACGCTCATCTGGCGAAGACCATCGCGTCGTCGGCGAAGGCCTTGAACTCCAGGGCGTTGCCCGAGGGGTCGAGGAAGAACATGGTGGCCTGCTCGCCGGGCTGGCCCCTGAAGCGGATCTGCGGCTCGATGATGAACTTCACGCCCGCGGCCTTCAGCGTCTCGGCCAGCTCATGCCACTCGGGCAGGGTCAGGATCACGCCGAAGTGGCGGACCGGCACGTCCTCGCCGTCGACGGCGCTCGTGTCGCGGTGACCCACCTCGTCCGGCGCCAGGTGGGCGACGATCTGGTGGCCGCGGAAATCGAAGTCGATCCAGGCGTCGCTGGAACGCCCCTCGGGACAGCCCAGGAGCCCGCCGTAGAAGGCGCGCGCCTCGGCCAGGTCGCGGACGGGGAAGGCGAGGTGGAAGCGCGGCATGCTCATGGACCGGCGTGATAGCCCCGGCGGGCCTTGAGGGCGAGGGCCAGTTGGTCTAAACGGGCGCCCGCAATCGATCTCCGCCTCCCCGCCGAGCACCTGTCGAAGGGCCGGGAGGCGTCTTCCGGGCAGGTGGGGAGATCGTATCTCATGGCCAACGTGACGGTGATCGGCGCCCAGTGGGGCGACGAGGGCAAGGGCAAGCTGGTGGACTGGCTGTCCAACCGCGCCGACGTGGTGGTGCGTTTCCAGGGCGGCCACAACGCGGGCCACACCCTGGTGGTGGGGAACCAGACCTACAAGCTCTCGCTGCTGCCGTCGGGCGTGGTGCAGGGCAAGCT
The Phenylobacterium zucineum HLK1 genome window above contains:
- a CDS encoding VOC family protein yields the protein MSMPRFHLAFPVRDLAEARAFYGGLLGCPEGRSSDAWIDFDFRGHQIVAHLAPDEVGHRDTSAVDGEDVPVRHFGVILTLPEWHELAETLKAAGVKFIIEPQIRFRGQPGEQATMFFLDPSGNALEFKAFADDAMVFAR